A window of the Bos indicus x Bos taurus breed Angus x Brahman F1 hybrid chromosome X, Bos_hybrid_MaternalHap_v2.0, whole genome shotgun sequence genome harbors these coding sequences:
- the EFNB1 gene encoding ephrin-B1, with protein sequence MARPGQRWLGKWLVAMVVLALCRLATPLAKNLEPVSWSSLNPKFLSGKGLVIYPKIGDKLDIICPRAEAGRPYEYYKLYLVRPEQAAACSTVLDPNVLVTCNRPEQEIRFTIKFQEFSPNYMGLEFKKHHDYYITSTSNGSLEGLENREGGVCRTRTMKIVMKVGQDPNAVTPEQLTTSRPSKEADNTIKMATQAPGGRSSMGDSDGKHETVNQDEKSGSGGNGGSSGDPDSFFNSKVALFAAVGAGCVIFLLIIIFLTILLLKLRKRHRKHTQQRAPALSLSTLASPKGGSGTAGTEPSDIIIPLRTTENNYCPHYEKVSGDYGHPVYIVQEMPPQSPANIYYKV encoded by the exons ATGGCCCGTCCTGGCCAGCGTTGGCTCGGCAAGTGGCTTGTCGCGATGGTCGTGTTGGCGCTATGCCGGCTCGCCACGCCGCTGGCCAAGAATCTGGAGCCCGTGTCCTGGAGCTCTCTCAACCCCAA GTTCCTGAGTGGGAAGGGGCTGGTGATTTACCCAAAGATTGGAGACAAGCTGGACATCATCTGCCCCCGAGCAGAAGCTGGGCGGCCCTATGAGTACTACAAGCTGTATCTGGTGCGGCCTGAGCAGGCAGCGGCCTGTAGCACTGTGCTTGACCCCAATGTGCTAGTCACATGCAATAGGCCAGAGCAGGAAATCCGCTTCACCATCAAGTTCCAGGAATTCAGCCCCAACTACATGGGCCTGGAGTTCAAGAAGCACCATGATTACTATATTACCT CTACATCCAATGGGAGTCTGGAGGGACTGGAGAACCGGGAGGGAGGTGTGTGCCGCACACGCACCATGAAGATCGTCATGAAGGTTGGGCAAG acCCCAATGCTGTGACACCCGAGCAGCTGACTACCAGCCGGCCCAGCAAGGAGGCAGACAACACTATCAAGATGGCCACACAGGCCCCTGGTGGTCGGAGTTCCATGGGTGACTCTGACGGCAAGCATG AGACTGTGAACCAGGATGAGAAAAGTGGCTCTGGTGGGAATGGAGGCAGTAGCGGGGACCCCGACAGCTTCTTCAACTCCAAGGTGGCGTTGTTTGCAGCTGTGGGCGCTGGCTGCGTCATCTTCCTACTCATCATCATCTTCCTGACCATCCTGCTACTGAAGCTGCGCAAGCGGCACCGCAAGCACACACAGCAGCGGGCGCCCGCCCTCTCACTCAGCACCCTGGCCAGTCCCAAGGGGGGCAGTGGCACTGCGGGCACCGAGCCCAGCGACATCATCATCCCCTTACGGACTACAGAGAACAACTACTGCCCCCACTATGAGAAGGTGAGTGGGGACTACGGGCACCCCGTCTACATCGTCCAGGAGATGCCGCCCCAGAGCCCAGCGAACATCTACTACAAGGTCTGA